The Proteus terrae subsp. cibarius genome contains the following window.
AGCCCCTGAGCAGCTTCCTGAAGGCTTTGCTGTTGGCTTACACTTCTTTAATGGGTACACACGACCAGCGACTCAATTAACGCAACGCTTTCCTCAATTATTAGAGCGCAAGCAAGCAATGGGTGGATTACCTTACCATTCTGTTACTGACGTCTCTGATGCGGCATTAGAAGCCTTAAAACCTATTGTTCCAAAAACAGAAATTATCTTATCACCAAAAGATAAAGTGTTATTTGCAGGCGATTCAATGATGCAAGGTGTTGCCCCTTTACTTAAACGTCAACTGCAAACGGATTACAACATCAGCAGTATCGATTTAAGTAAACAAAGTACAGGACTTGCCTATCCACGCTTTTTCAATTGGCCACAAACCATTGCGACACGTTTAGCCAGTGACGACTCCATCAAATTATTAGTGGTCTTTTTAGGCCCTAACGATCCTTGGGATATGCCGCCTGATGGTGGAGGACGCTACTTAAAATTTGCCAGTGAAGCATGGGAATCTACCTACCGATCACGTATTGCAGGCATTATAGAAAATGCGAGACAGAATAATGTCACGGTGATTTGGGTTGGGCCTCCTAATATGCGTAAACAGAAATTATCTGAAGGTATGGCATATCTTGATAAACTTTACCGTGAAGAAGCTGAGAAAATGGGCGAAATTTACCTTTCCGTCAATGATATGTTTAAATATGAGAAAGATATTTATTCTGATTATATGGGTGATGGTAGCAGTCGTGTTAAGTTAAGAGCCGGTGATGGCATTCATTTTAGCTTAAAAGGTCAGCAAATTATTGCTCAACACGTATTCTCACGTATTCATCTTCAAGAAGAAATTAAAGAAGATAATGCAGTCGATGATGTAAAAGATAAAAACACGGTTATTGTAAATGAAACAAATAACGCACATCCTTGAGCGTAAAACTTTAGTCAGTAGCTCGATCATACTGGCTTTAGTTTCGCTCTTAGTTGCTTGTAACCAAGACTCTGAAAAAACAGTAAAGCTCCCAACTCCCACAGTATTACCTGCTGATGGTTCAAGACAGCTTTATAACTACCATGATCCCCATTTTGCAGGCTTTGTTAAGAAATTACAGCAAGGTCGCCAAACTGTGCATATCGTTCAATTAGGGGATTCTCATACTGCAGCTGATTTTTTCAGTGGTAAGTTGCGTGAACGTTTTCAGGCCGACTATGGTAATGGTGGTATTGGTTTTATTCCTCCGACGAATATCGCAGGTCAGCGTATTGCGAACGTACAATACCAAAGTGACAAAAAAGCTTGGACACTGCTTTCAAGCAGGAAAGATAGCGATCCTGATTTCCCATTAGGGGGCTTTATTAGTGAACCTCAAGCTAAATGGGCAAAATTGCAGTTATCTGAAAACCCAGTCACTCAGCAACGCTATCAATTACAAGCACTTTATAAAACGCCAACAACAGCGCAAGTGAATGTACAGTCATCGACAAGCAAAGTTCTTTCACTGTCGCAAACACATGGTAAATGGCAATTTTCGAATCCAACAGCCATGACATTCCCCGTCAGCATTACAGTTAGCAAAAATCAGCCAGTTAAATTAGGCGGTTGGTTGATCACCAATCAACAACCCGGAGTTATGCTTTCCTCATTAGGCATTAACGGTGCCACTATTAATATGATGGATAGATGGGGTACACAGTGGACCGAAACATTAGGGCAATTACATCCTGATATGGTGATTTTGGCTTATGGTACGAACGAAGCCTTTAATGATACTTTTGATTTAAATGCTTATCGCCAGCAACTTACGGATAAAATTCGCCAAATTCGCCAGCAAGCACCTAATAGCGCTATTTTATTAATTGGGCCTTCTGACTCAATCAAGAATAAAGAAGCCTCTGACTGTCGTTCACAACAGCCTCAATGGCTAAGTGATATAGTCAGAATTCAAAAAGAAGTTGCCCAACAAGAGAAAACGCTGTTCTGGGATTGGCGTGACTATATGGGGGGAGAATGTTCAATAAAAGCGTGGGCATTGTATGATTTAGCAAGACCTGATGGTGTTCACCTTTCTCGAGAAGGTTATGAAAGCAGTGCCAACACACTTTATAGCCAACTGAGCACATTAATGAATAAAGGATAATTCACTCTTTCCGACATACAAAAAGGAGCTTATCGCTCCTTTTTGCTTTTCTTATTTTTATTATTTAATTAATAAGACTCTGAATTTAATAACGCATCCACATATTTGATAACACCAACACTGGCTTGTTCCATTTGTTCTATATATTGTGTTACGGCTTCTTGATCACCATTTATGTTGGCACTTAGCGCTAAACGGCCACATTCATGGACTAACTTATGTGGCTCTTCTAAACGACGAAAAGCCTCTGTGCCTGCAAATTTCCGACCATCACCTTGGTAATACCATTTCCCTAATCGGCATTCGGTGTGTTGATTAACACAGTGCTCATCATCATTATTTAATAAATGAATATAAATAGCTTCTTTCCATAAAACATGATCGAGTTTGACGGTATTAAAAAACTGTTGCATCGAAATAAAAGTAAAAATATGTTTAAGCTCGCTCACTTGCTCTGATAATGACGTTAAATTTTGATGCCCTTCTTCTACCTGTATTTTGATTTGTTGAACCTGTTCTTGGTTTTTTTCTGTGGTTTCTTTAACGGGAATAAAGCGAGCACCTAAATTATTGTTAATGCTAGCAATAGAAAATGCCTGTTTCTGGATCTCTAATGACAATTTTTTCATCTCTTGAGCTAAGACTGAAAAACCTGCACCTTCTCGTCCTATGTGCCCTGCTTCAATTGCTGAATTTATCGATAAAATATTCGCCTGACTGGAAAGCCTATCGATATTGCTGGCGCTCTCTTTAATTTTTTTTAGCCAGCTAGAGAAATTTTCTATCTCTTCTCGGCTATGCGTAAAATGTGTATCAACTTCATTTAAGAATTGAGTTAATAAGCGGGAATTATCTAGCATCTTGCTAAATAGATGTTCCATCTCATCGAGCAAATTAAGCTTATCTTGTAGCTTATTGCTTGATGATAAAATCGAATCACGTATCAGTGTGATTGTGTGAATATTACAATCCGTGTGTTTAATAAAAAGTGAATTATAGTCAACCATAATATGACAACCCCAATGTGCCCCACAGAATAGAGAAACCTATAGGTTAATGAGACACGAGGTATTTTCTGTCATATTTGATAGTCATTTATAGCAATGAAAAAAGCGCGTCAAAGGACGCGCTAATAATTAAAAAAATAAAGATTAGATATCAAAGAAATGCAAAGAAAATCATACCGATTACAGCACCTGTTGTGCCAAGAATAGTTTCCATTAATGACCATGTTTTTAAGGTTTGAGCTTCTGTTGCACCCGTAAATTTACCAAACAACCAGAAACCAGAGTCATTAACGTGGCTAAGAATAATAGAGCCACCCGCGATACAAACTGATAATGCCGCCATTTGAGCACCGCTGTAACCCAGCTCATTGATAACAGGTAAAACTAAACCTACCGTGGTTAAACAAGCAACCGTTGCTGAACCCTGAATAACACGTACTGCACCAGCCAGAATAAAACATGCGACTGCGATTGGCATACCAGCACCAATTAAAGCATTCCCCAATGCAGGACCAACACCTGAATCTACTAATACTTGCTTAAAGACACCGCCAGCACCTGTTACCAGTAAAATGATCCCCGCAGGTTGGATTGCAGCGGAACAAATTTCCATCACTTTTTCTTTGCTCATTCCTCGGCGGATTGCTAAGCCGTAAATAGCAACTAAACAAGCGACAAGAATAGCGATAAAAGGATGGCCAACAAATTCAAGAATATTGTACAGATCTGTGCCTTTCTCAACGAAACGTGCACCAATGGTTTTGCATCCCACTAACACTAAAGGTAATAACACCAGTGCAAGGCTAAAACCAAAAGAAGGCATTTTGTTTTGGCCCAAACTTGGTTCAGTTAAATCTTTTGGTAATTCTAACGTCACGTAACGGCTGATAAAGTTACCAAAGATAGGACCAGCTAATAACATTCCCGGAATAGCCGCGCACAGACCAATTAAGATCATCCAACCAAAATCTGCATTCATTTGGTCAGCTAACAACATCGGTGTTGGCCCCGGTAATAAGAAGGCTGCAGCACCTGCAACACCCGCAAACAGAGGAATTGCCATTTTCACTACATTGCCACCTGTACGGCGAGCAACCGCAAATACAACACCAATTAATAAGACAACGGCCACATCAAAGAACAGAGGTAGAGCACAAATTAGCCCAGCGATACCTAAGGCATAATTAGCTCTTTTCTCACCAAAATATTTTAATAATCGTACTGCGATTTGGTCTAATGCTCCCGTTTCATGCAACACCTTACCAAACATTGCACCCAGTGCGACAACGATAGAAAGGAAACCCAATGTTCCCCCCATTCCGTTTTGCATGGTTTGTGTGATTTTTTCCAAGGGCATGCCTGAGAAAATACCCGCACCAATGGCAACAATCATTAATGCAATAAAAGCATGTAAACGCGCATACATAACAAAAAAGAGCAGTAATAAAACAGAGCCAACTGCCGTTAGCACAAGTGTTAATGTACTCATACTGTTTCCCCTTCAAAAGTCCCTTGCGTGACTGAATTTATCTTATTAATTGCACTTTCAATCACATCATCAAGTGGCATTGAAATGTCAATTTCATACACATCGTTTTCAGCTGTTGTTGGCTCTTCTAGAGTCTCAAATTGTGTTACCAACATTTGAGGTTTAAAAAAGTGCCCCTTACGTGCTTTTAAACGACTTTCAATCAGCTCATAGTCACCTTTTAAATATAAAAAGTGTAGGCATTGATTGCCGTCTCTTAACATATCGCGATACTGTTTTTTCAATGCAGAACAAACAATTAGCGAAACGTTATTGGTTCGTTGCATCGCAAATGCGGCATCATTTAATGCTTGTAGCCAAGGCTTACGATCTTCATCATTTAAAGCGTGGCCTGATGCCATTTTAGTAATATTTGAGCGAG
Protein-coding sequences here:
- a CDS encoding SGNH/GDSL hydrolase family protein; this translates as MPAFDFCSNLKKTAKVALMVLFSTLFLIWLNQSSLERFWQQQYHRPAPWSGLSHYYAWQVGGQLRDGVFVAVESYENYLQVNHPDNQAKPIVPISAPEQLPEGFAVGLHFFNGYTRPATQLTQRFPQLLERKQAMGGLPYHSVTDVSDAALEALKPIVPKTEIILSPKDKVLFAGDSMMQGVAPLLKRQLQTDYNISSIDLSKQSTGLAYPRFFNWPQTIATRLASDDSIKLLVVFLGPNDPWDMPPDGGGRYLKFASEAWESTYRSRIAGIIENARQNNVTVIWVGPPNMRKQKLSEGMAYLDKLYREEAEKMGEIYLSVNDMFKYEKDIYSDYMGDGSSRVKLRAGDGIHFSLKGQQIIAQHVFSRIHLQEEIKEDNAVDDVKDKNTVIVNETNNAHP
- a CDS encoding SGNH/GDSL hydrolase family protein produces the protein MKQITHILERKTLVSSSIILALVSLLVACNQDSEKTVKLPTPTVLPADGSRQLYNYHDPHFAGFVKKLQQGRQTVHIVQLGDSHTAADFFSGKLRERFQADYGNGGIGFIPPTNIAGQRIANVQYQSDKKAWTLLSSRKDSDPDFPLGGFISEPQAKWAKLQLSENPVTQQRYQLQALYKTPTTAQVNVQSSTSKVLSLSQTHGKWQFSNPTAMTFPVSITVSKNQPVKLGGWLITNQQPGVMLSSLGINGATINMMDRWGTQWTETLGQLHPDMVILAYGTNEAFNDTFDLNAYRQQLTDKIRQIRQQAPNSAILLIGPSDSIKNKEASDCRSQQPQWLSDIVRIQKEVAQQEKTLFWDWRDYMGGECSIKAWALYDLARPDGVHLSREGYESSANTLYSQLSTLMNKG
- a CDS encoding methyl-accepting chemotaxis protein, whose product is MVDYNSLFIKHTDCNIHTITLIRDSILSSSNKLQDKLNLLDEMEHLFSKMLDNSRLLTQFLNEVDTHFTHSREEIENFSSWLKKIKESASNIDRLSSQANILSINSAIEAGHIGREGAGFSVLAQEMKKLSLEIQKQAFSIASINNNLGARFIPVKETTEKNQEQVQQIKIQVEEGHQNLTSLSEQVSELKHIFTFISMQQFFNTVKLDHVLWKEAIYIHLLNNDDEHCVNQHTECRLGKWYYQGDGRKFAGTEAFRRLEEPHKLVHECGRLALSANINGDQEAVTQYIEQMEQASVGVIKYVDALLNSESY
- the gntU gene encoding gluconate transporter gives rise to the protein MSTLTLVLTAVGSVLLLLFFVMYARLHAFIALMIVAIGAGIFSGMPLEKITQTMQNGMGGTLGFLSIVVALGAMFGKVLHETGALDQIAVRLLKYFGEKRANYALGIAGLICALPLFFDVAVVLLIGVVFAVARRTGGNVVKMAIPLFAGVAGAAAFLLPGPTPMLLADQMNADFGWMILIGLCAAIPGMLLAGPIFGNFISRYVTLELPKDLTEPSLGQNKMPSFGFSLALVLLPLVLVGCKTIGARFVEKGTDLYNILEFVGHPFIAILVACLVAIYGLAIRRGMSKEKVMEICSAAIQPAGIILLVTGAGGVFKQVLVDSGVGPALGNALIGAGMPIAVACFILAGAVRVIQGSATVACLTTVGLVLPVINELGYSGAQMAALSVCIAGGSIILSHVNDSGFWLFGKFTGATEAQTLKTWSLMETILGTTGAVIGMIFFAFL
- the gntK gene encoding gluconokinase, translating into MNDTQSLHHVFILMGVSGSGKSAVASGVAQRTGAAFLDGDFLHPRSNITKMASGHALNDEDRKPWLQALNDAAFAMQRTNNVSLIVCSALKKQYRDMLRDGNQCLHFLYLKGDYELIESRLKARKGHFFKPQMLVTQFETLEEPTTAENDVYEIDISMPLDDVIESAINKINSVTQGTFEGETV